Proteins from one Kiritimatiellia bacterium genomic window:
- the mmsA gene encoding CoA-acylating methylmalonate-semialdehyde dehydrogenase, whose protein sequence is MRYSDLSNFIGGKPSNPNVPRMERYSPVDGELLSTLPLSDAAELDKAVQAAKKAFADWSQWTIKERAGIFFKYYGLLREHAAEHADLFYHEMGKDPKETPLEVAKSLELTEFACAMPEVCTGDFEVVSRGVECHEEKVPLGVVASITPFNFPHMVPHWTMPNALVLGNTMVMKPSREAPLTVLKIAELLKEAGLPDGVFNVVCGGREVVNAIVDHPDIEAISFVGSTKVARMVYTRGCANHKRVLALGSANNHLILLPDAHPEGAATNIAASYLGCAGQRCMSACVLVAVGEVDHIIAKLVEESKKYIPGVNMSAIVNPEAKTSITGYIDRAEKEGFKILLDGRNCAAPKGKEKGNYLGPTIIEARAGSEIAVEENFGPILTIVRVKTLDEAIEVANSSPYGNGGSVFTQSGRAAELVCRRLQVGMVGVNVGVPVPREPFSFGGWKDSITGGGDITGKSSIGFWTKLKKISVKWNPDKPVNWMA, encoded by the coding sequence CGCGGAGCTGGACAAGGCGGTCCAGGCCGCGAAGAAGGCCTTCGCCGACTGGTCGCAGTGGACGATCAAGGAGCGCGCGGGCATCTTTTTCAAGTACTACGGCCTGCTTCGGGAGCACGCGGCGGAGCACGCGGATCTGTTCTACCACGAGATGGGCAAGGATCCGAAGGAAACGCCCCTCGAGGTGGCCAAAAGCCTCGAGCTGACGGAGTTCGCCTGCGCCATGCCCGAGGTCTGCACCGGCGACTTCGAGGTCGTCAGCCGCGGCGTGGAGTGCCACGAAGAGAAGGTGCCGCTGGGGGTCGTCGCGTCCATCACGCCGTTCAACTTCCCGCACATGGTGCCCCACTGGACCATGCCCAACGCCCTCGTGCTCGGCAACACGATGGTCATGAAGCCGTCCCGCGAGGCCCCGCTGACCGTCCTGAAGATCGCCGAGTTGCTGAAGGAAGCCGGCCTGCCGGACGGCGTCTTCAACGTCGTATGCGGCGGGCGCGAGGTGGTCAACGCCATCGTCGATCATCCCGACATCGAGGCCATTTCCTTCGTCGGCTCGACGAAGGTCGCCCGGATGGTCTACACCCGGGGGTGCGCGAACCACAAGCGTGTCCTGGCCCTGGGCAGCGCGAACAACCACCTGATCCTGCTGCCCGACGCCCACCCGGAGGGCGCGGCGACGAACATCGCGGCTTCCTACCTCGGCTGCGCGGGGCAGCGTTGCATGTCGGCCTGCGTCCTGGTCGCCGTCGGCGAGGTGGATCACATCATCGCCAAGCTGGTGGAGGAGTCGAAGAAGTACATCCCGGGCGTGAACATGAGCGCCATCGTCAATCCCGAGGCCAAGACCAGCATCACCGGCTACATCGACCGCGCCGAAAAGGAGGGCTTCAAGATTCTTCTGGATGGACGGAACTGCGCGGCGCCGAAGGGCAAGGAGAAAGGCAACTACCTGGGCCCGACGATCATCGAGGCCCGGGCCGGCTCGGAGATCGCGGTGGAGGAGAACTTCGGCCCGATCCTGACCATCGTCCGGGTCAAGACGCTGGACGAGGCGATCGAGGTGGCGAACTCCTCGCCCTACGGCAACGGCGGCTCGGTCTTCACGCAGAGCGGGCGCGCGGCGGAGCTGGTCTGCCGCCGGCTCCAGGTCGGCATGGTCGGCGTCAACGTCGGGGTCCCCGTGCCGCGCGAGCCGTTCTCGTTCGGCGGCTGGAAGGACTCCATCACCGGCGGCGGCGATATCACCGGCAAAAGCTCCATCGGTTTCTGGACCAAGCTGAAGAAGATATCGGTGAAGTGGAATCCCGATAAGCCCGTCAACTGGATGGCATAA